Within Claveliimonas bilis, the genomic segment TGAAACTTTCTGTGAGAAACCGGATTTTCTCTTTAGCTCCCTCTGCCGACTGGATATACTGATATGCCTCTTCATTTCTCCCTTTTGTTTCCCCTTTTGCAAGTTCCAGATAGCTTTGGATATTTGCCAGGGGAGTCCGAAGCTGATGGGCAATTTCCGTAATAAGTTTCTGAAGTTTTTCCCGGCTTTTTTCTGCCTCTTCCTGACGCCCTTTCGCCATCCTGCATATCCGAATCAGCCGGTCTTCTATCTTCGCATAGATTGTCTCTTCCCCGGCTGTTCTGTTGGTCACTTCTTTTTCTTCCAGCACAAGTTCCGTGAGCTCAAGCAATGTTTCCATTTCCCGTCTTCTTTGCTTTCTCTCTATCCAAATAGAGATCGTTCCTCCAGCTGCAATACCTGCTGCAGCTGCCGTCACAAGCCAAATCCACATTTTCTTCCTCCCGCCATTGTACTTTTTTCTCATTCTCCAAACCGGTAGCCCAGACCAAATACGTTTTTGATCAGAGCTTTCTGCACTTTTTGATCTCCTATTTTTCTGCGAAGCCTTCCAATCGTGACACTGACTGTATTTTCCTCTACAAATTGTCCGTCAATCCCCCATACGCTCTCAAGGATCATTTCTCTTGTCAGAACCTGCCCCTGATTTTTGGCAAAAAATTCGAGCAGATTATATTCCCTGGCTGTCAGCATGATTTCTTCTCCGCCCCGGAAGACTCTTCTTTTCTCCGGCCAGACTTCCAGATCATCAAAAATGAATACTTTGTCTTTATCTGTCCTTCTAAGAACAGCCTCTATCCGTT encodes:
- a CDS encoding response regulator transcription factor; this encodes MARIGIIEDDKMLNQALKIALQKGGFAASCAYDCKEAVQMLNNGENLDLLLIDVTLPDGNGIRLYEEILRNGIKELPAIFLTARDEEREMLEAFDAGADDYVVKPFQMKVLLKRIEAVLRRTDKDKVFIFDDLEVWPEKRRVFRGGEEIMLTAREYNLLEFFAKNQGQVLTREMILESVWGIDGQFVEENTVSVTIGRLRRKIGDQKVQKALIKNVFGLGYRFGE